From Desulfoplanes formicivorans:
TCATGGGGCAATGAAAACAGGTAAAGATTTTTGTTTTCGGGATCAAATATGGCGATCTGCCCTTTCCATTCCGAGCAATATTGCAGAAGGTTATGAGCGGAAAAGCCCCAAGGATTTCATCAGATTTTTGGTCATTGCCAAGGGATCATGCGGGGAATTGAGGACGCAACTTTATATCGCACAACAGGTCGGTTTCCTAAACAAGAAACACTGTCAGGATTACATCGGGGAAACCCAAGAAATTTCAGCCATGCTCTCCGGCCTGATCAAAACCATCCAACACAAACATTCCATCAACTAACACCTCCCATTGAGCGCAAGCACCAAGCTCTGCGCCCTGCACACTGTGCCCTGCCTACTCAAGTGCGCCCTGCGCACTTTGCTACAACTCTGTTCGCTGGTTGGGTATTTCCAACCTGAAGGTGGTCTGTTCCCCGGTGGTGGTCAGGTCGAGGTTCCATCCGGCCTGGTCGGCAAAGAACTTGACCATGGGCAGGCCCAGGCCAAAGTGGTCGGGCCGGGTGGTGGCGTGTTCTTCGAACGGGGCCAGGTCATGGGGGAAGGTGGTGGGCGAGGTCAGGGTGCATACGATTCCCTGACCCAGGGGGGCCATTTCAAAACCCAGATTGTGCTGGCCGCCCGGATCCTTGTCCATGCAGGCTTCCACCGCGTTTTTCAGTGCCTCGTCCACGGTCAGGGTGAGCAGGAAGGGGGGAAGCTGCAAGGTGGGCAGGGAATCGTGGATCGCCATATCCCTGATGATCTTGTGTTTGTAGAACAGGTTGTTGGTCCAGAATCTGTCCACCCATTCCATGAACTGGCCCACATCGATCATGGTCACTTCTTCGTCCATAAAGAAGCTGTGCAGCTCGTTGTCCCGAAGCATTTCCGCCAGTTTGTTCACGGCCTGGGTCAGCCTGTCGAATTTGGGCAGGAGATCCGCGGCCGGCATGTCCGGCTGGCGGTGGATCTTGCCCCGGAAAAGTTCCAGCTGCATTTCCAGAACGTGGCAGAAATTATTGGCGTTGTGGGTCATACCGGGGATCTGTCCGCCGGCATTGGCAAGAACGCGGGTACGGGCCAGGTGCAACCACTCATCATAGGTTCTGCTCACAATTTTTCTCCCCGGATCATTTCTCGTTGTTCCCTGAATACATACTGAATAATGGCCTCGCGATCATTGTCCCGGATAAAGGTGAATTCCACAACCCAGACAGGACCGTTTTCCCGTGTCTGCTGGCGACGGGTGATGGTGCCCACGACGTTGACCAGCCTCAGGGGAAAGCGTGACAGGGTGATCACCAGTTCAAGGTGATCGCCCTCCTGGAAGTCGTGGGGTGAGGTGAACTGCAGGCCTGCGCCGCTTATCTGGGAGATGGTGGCTTCCAGCGGGTATTCGGCCTGGATGGACGATTGGTGCAGCAGACCAAGAATGGTGTCGAGCTTGGCGTTGATGGCCTCAAGATAGTCAAGGAGTTCATCAGGAAGGGAGGTCTGCTGCAAGGCGTCCCGCAGATGGTCCACAGGCTGGCTGAACCCGCCCCTGAGGCCGGGCTGGGTTGAGGGTGAAACCGACTTGCGCATGAAGGCCTGAAGAGCGGTTTCAATGCGGGTGTAGGTTCTGCGTTCGGTTTCCATGGGCACTCTGGTCGGGTAGGGGATGGGAGAGCCAGGTTTTCCGGCAGGGCCTTTTCTCCCTGGTGCTGAGGCGGTCTATGTTGCCACGTTGTTCCTAAAATCCGTTTTCCTCCACTTCCACATGCATGGCGTGGACCGGGCAGATGCGGGTGCATTGGCCACAGGCCGTGCATTTGTCACAGTCAAATTCCACGCGCCTGGTTTCCGGGTCCAGGTACAGGGCGTGGGTTGGGCACAGGGACGTGCACACGCCGCAGTGCATGCAGGATTCCTCGTCCCGGGAAATCTGCTGGGCCACCGGGGTGACGGTGATGTCGTGTTCCTGAAGATAGGTGATGCCCTGGTTGTAGGCTTCTTCCCGGCCGGAAAGTTCCAGAACCATATGGCCTTCATGGCGGGGGTTGATGCGGGCCTTGAGGATGTTGAAGGTCAGGTCAAAAAGGGTGGCCAGATTGCAGATGACCGGCTTGCCCGAAACCATGGGCGGGAAGGAAAGGGATATGATGCGGCTGTAATTTTTCATGGGATTGTGGCGTGTACGCAAAGTAAGAGGACATGAAGAGGCCTCGCAACGTGGCGAGGCTGTTTGCACGGCTTTTCCTCTGGGGGATTATTCCTTCTTTTTTTTCCAGGAATGCTCGTTGCCGGCGCGGAGGCGTTCAATATTGTCGCGATGCTTCCAGAAGATGAGGGCCATGAGCACCAGGGCCAGGATGAGCAGGGAAAAGTGTCCGCTGACAAGAAGGAATACGGGCAGGGCCGTGGCCAGGCACAGGGAGCCCATGGACACGTAGCCGCTGGCAATGATCACCATCGCAAAAACCACGATGGACCAGAACAGGACGCCCGGCGCCAGGGCCAGGAAGACACCCACGGTCGTGGCCACGCCCTTGCCCCCTTTGCCGTTGAGAAACACCGAATACATGTGCCCCGCCACAGCGGCCAGACCGGTCAGGGTTAGAAAGGTGGCCGAATGGGTAAAGCTGGTTGCAACAATGATCGGAAACCATCCCTTGAAGACATCCAGAACCAGGGTCAGGATGCCGTATCCCAAACCACAGGTCCGGGCGATGTTGGTGGCTCCCGTGCTTTTGCTTCCCTGGGAAAGGGGATCTACCTTGCAGAAAACCTTGGCAATGAGCAGGCCAAAGGGAACGGCCCCCAAAAGATAACTGATTCCCAGCCAGAATATTGTTACCATGATCGTCTCCATACGTTGTGTTCACTCGTGTACGTGCAACCTGCGAGGGTATGCAGGGATGTGTTTCTTCCATGACCCCCGTCCTCGAATACATCGTGAACGATCCTTTTAGAACAAGAAAAAACCAAGCGCAACCATGTTCCGCATGTTGCGTTCCTGCGGGATTCAGGCTTCCCAGGCCTCGGCAATGTGCAGCTCGTTGTTCAAGGGATCGACCTTGCCAAGGCGGATGGTGAACCGCTGGCCCAGCCGGACCTTGTCCCCGAACAGGGAGGTGGGGGCCCGGAGAAAAAGCTGTTCCTGGGTCAGGGCCAGGGTGACCATGCGTTCGTTGTGTTCCACGACTTCTCCTGTCCAGTTCCGTTGTTTGGCCTGCTGCCGGAAAAAGAGATATTTCCAGTATCGGGGGCGGAAGCGCTGGATCCTGCCTACGGCCTGGGCCCGGGCGCTGATCCGGGGAAGGACCGCCTTGATGGATTCGCTGGTCCAGGGGAACTGGTCCGAGGTGAGGGCTGCCAGAATCTGGGCCGAATTGATGAAATCAGCGTACCGCCTCAAGGGGGAGGTAATGGGCGCGTAGGCATCCACACCCAGGGCTGCGTGCCGTTTGGGCGTTGCCTCCATGATGGAGGGCCCCATGCACTTGATGAGTCTGAAGATGTCGCACGGGGCCGACCAGATGCCCGCGCTTTCCTTGGGCAGGGAAATATTCTGGGTCCTGAAGA
This genomic window contains:
- a CDS encoding four helix bundle protein; this encodes MDTPRHGFENLEVWKRGCRLAVALHGAMKTGKDFCFRDQIWRSALSIPSNIAEGYERKSPKDFIRFLVIAKGSCGELRTQLYIAQQVGFLNKKHCQDYIGETQEISAMLSGLIKTIQHKHSIN
- a CDS encoding ATP-binding protein, with translation MSRTYDEWLHLARTRVLANAGGQIPGMTHNANNFCHVLEMQLELFRGKIHRQPDMPAADLLPKFDRLTQAVNKLAEMLRDNELHSFFMDEEVTMIDVGQFMEWVDRFWTNNLFYKHKIIRDMAIHDSLPTLQLPPFLLTLTVDEALKNAVEACMDKDPGGQHNLGFEMAPLGQGIVCTLTSPTTFPHDLAPFEEHATTRPDHFGLGLPMVKFFADQAGWNLDLTTTGEQTTFRLEIPNQRTEL
- a CDS encoding PilZ domain-containing protein; its protein translation is METERRTYTRIETALQAFMRKSVSPSTQPGLRGGFSQPVDHLRDALQQTSLPDELLDYLEAINAKLDTILGLLHQSSIQAEYPLEATISQISGAGLQFTSPHDFQEGDHLELVITLSRFPLRLVNVVGTITRRQQTRENGPVWVVEFTFIRDNDREAIIQYVFREQREMIRGEKL
- a CDS encoding NIL domain-containing protein produces the protein MKNYSRIISLSFPPMVSGKPVICNLATLFDLTFNILKARINPRHEGHMVLELSGREEAYNQGITYLQEHDITVTPVAQQISRDEESCMHCGVCTSLCPTHALYLDPETRRVEFDCDKCTACGQCTRICPVHAMHVEVEENGF
- the plsY gene encoding glycerol-3-phosphate 1-O-acyltransferase PlsY; translated protein: MVTIFWLGISYLLGAVPFGLLIAKVFCKVDPLSQGSKSTGATNIARTCGLGYGILTLVLDVFKGWFPIIVATSFTHSATFLTLTGLAAVAGHMYSVFLNGKGGKGVATTVGVFLALAPGVLFWSIVVFAMVIIASGYVSMGSLCLATALPVFLLVSGHFSLLILALVLMALIFWKHRDNIERLRAGNEHSWKKKKE